The following proteins come from a genomic window of Methanocella conradii HZ254:
- the cbiQ gene encoding cobalt ECF transporter T component CbiQ codes for MGHFAGIDSLAYQSRALHWPPLGKLLLSICLLIGSLSSKSPCGPLLVLGAGLFLFLYSTGGKIPSFIVFLIGAVMAFNMAGVFIIALTQAGQPILGIAVAGATIDVTREGLSLAALVFLRTFAGLFVMLFFAASTPIPHIFNSLKSVGLPDHIAEAAILIYRYSFMMLEQSWQMLNAAGCRMGFSGWRNSMRTMGMVAANMFIRSLELAERSQYALQSRNFGGRFPLFQKPAEMTPAWGIISIVALAGVYLVGNA; via the coding sequence ATGGGACATTTCGCAGGGATCGACTCCCTGGCTTATCAAAGCCGGGCGCTGCACTGGCCTCCGCTGGGCAAGCTGCTATTAAGCATATGCCTGCTAATTGGCTCGTTATCCTCCAAAAGCCCTTGTGGGCCATTGTTGGTGCTGGGAGCCGGTCTTTTTCTTTTTTTATACTCTACAGGAGGAAAAATACCATCCTTCATTGTTTTTTTGATAGGAGCCGTTATGGCCTTTAACATGGCAGGCGTCTTTATCATCGCCCTGACCCAGGCGGGGCAGCCGATACTCGGGATAGCTGTGGCGGGCGCCACGATAGATGTGACCAGAGAAGGGCTTAGCCTCGCCGCCCTCGTGTTTTTGCGGACCTTTGCGGGCCTGTTCGTCATGCTGTTCTTCGCAGCTTCGACGCCCATACCCCACATATTCAATTCACTGAAGAGCGTGGGGCTTCCGGACCATATCGCCGAGGCCGCCATACTAATATACCGCTACTCGTTCATGATGCTTGAGCAGTCGTGGCAAATGCTTAACGCGGCCGGATGCCGCATGGGATTTTCCGGCTGGCGGAACTCGATGAGGACGATGGGGATGGTGGCAGCGAACATGTTCATACGCTCTCTAGAGCTTGCGGAAAGGTCACAGTATGCCCTGCAGAGCCGTAACTTTGGAGGCCGCTTTCCACTATTTCAGAAGCCGGCTGAGATGACTCCTGCGTGGGGGATTATTTCTATCGTAGCCCTCGCTGGCGTCTACCTGGTAGGGAATGCTTAA
- a CDS encoding ABC transporter substrate-binding protein: MHRKSDKKSFVKKSVVIGFSAACLCMALIFSGCVSQSSTGGQSGNTSTGSQFSSPRIVDTIRLAGGDYGYPTPFQVYPRGPGIFKMNLIFDALVEKDDKGIIPWLAEKWDISDDGTEYTFYLRKNVKWQDGQDFTANDVKFSIDYYNKYPPVSGADLSSLSNVEVINNYTIKMRLSQPIAPFIYQLYSLKIIPEHIWRNVTDPNKFSAPEAVIGTGPYKLAEYSKEHGTYKFVANENFWGPTVRVKILEFVPVSDEVVAFEQNAVDFTGVSADVIDRIKGDSSVKVFQQPAIWGYELSFNMNKSPALKEKAVRQAFAYAIDREELVEKVGRGAGKPGSLGILPQDHIWYNSNVKQYKHDTEKAKQLLADAGWKDSDGDGILEKDGKKLSFTMTVSSDATTTRIAELVKERLKEAGIEVKVQALESKARDTKLAQGDFEIAINGYGGWGGDADYLRTKFCGTKFGIQGASHSRPLIGYQNDTVDRLALAQLKETNGEKRKQIIYELQEVLAEDVPSIPLYYTASYEAYRPSVYDGWMNMFDHHEVTHSKLSYLDRTEITWA, from the coding sequence ATGCATAGAAAATCTGATAAAAAATCATTCGTAAAGAAAAGCGTCGTGATTGGATTTTCAGCGGCCTGCCTATGCATGGCTTTGATTTTTTCGGGGTGCGTGTCGCAATCCAGCACGGGCGGCCAGTCGGGGAATACTAGTACTGGAAGCCAGTTCTCGTCTCCGAGGATAGTCGATACGATACGCCTGGCAGGCGGGGACTATGGATACCCGACACCATTCCAGGTGTACCCTAGAGGGCCGGGGATATTCAAGATGAACCTCATCTTCGACGCCCTTGTAGAAAAAGATGATAAGGGCATCATACCATGGCTTGCGGAAAAGTGGGACATTAGCGATGATGGCACGGAGTACACGTTCTACCTGAGAAAGAACGTAAAATGGCAGGATGGCCAGGATTTCACGGCTAACGACGTTAAGTTTTCGATAGACTACTATAATAAATACCCGCCAGTTTCCGGCGCCGACTTATCCTCATTAAGCAATGTCGAGGTCATTAATAACTATACGATTAAGATGAGGCTTTCTCAGCCAATAGCGCCGTTCATATATCAGCTTTATTCCCTAAAGATAATCCCTGAACATATCTGGAGGAACGTGACGGACCCGAATAAGTTTAGTGCTCCTGAGGCGGTCATCGGCACGGGGCCGTATAAGCTTGCCGAGTACAGCAAGGAGCACGGCACGTACAAGTTCGTCGCCAATGAGAACTTTTGGGGGCCGACCGTGCGCGTAAAGATTCTTGAGTTCGTGCCGGTGAGCGACGAGGTCGTGGCGTTCGAGCAGAACGCAGTGGACTTCACAGGGGTTTCCGCTGACGTTATAGACCGGATTAAGGGCGATTCGAGCGTTAAAGTGTTCCAGCAGCCTGCCATATGGGGCTATGAGTTATCGTTTAACATGAATAAGTCGCCGGCCCTTAAAGAGAAGGCGGTGAGACAAGCGTTCGCTTATGCGATCGACAGGGAGGAGCTTGTCGAAAAGGTGGGAAGGGGCGCGGGTAAGCCTGGCAGCTTGGGCATCCTCCCACAGGATCACATCTGGTATAACTCTAATGTCAAGCAGTACAAGCATGACACCGAAAAAGCGAAACAGTTGCTCGCCGACGCGGGCTGGAAGGACTCGGATGGCGATGGAATCCTGGAGAAGGATGGCAAGAAGCTATCGTTTACGATGACGGTGTCGAGCGACGCTACGACCACGAGGATAGCTGAGCTTGTGAAGGAGCGCCTGAAAGAGGCTGGCATAGAGGTCAAAGTCCAGGCCTTAGAAAGCAAGGCCCGTGACACTAAGCTCGCCCAGGGCGACTTCGAGATAGCCATAAACGGCTATGGCGGATGGGGAGGCGATGCTGACTACCTGAGGACGAAGTTCTGCGGCACTAAGTTCGGCATACAGGGAGCCAGCCATAGCAGGCCATTAATTGGATACCAGAACGATACTGTTGATAGGCTTGCGCTTGCTCAGCTTAAAGAGACGAATGGCGAGAAGCGTAAGCAGATAATCTACGAATTACAGGAAGTGCTGGCGGAAGACGTTCCAAGCATACCATTATACTATACGGCCAGCTATGAGGCATACCGTCCCAGCGTATATGATGGCTGGATGAACATGTTTGACCACCACGAGGTGACGCATAGCAAGCTCTCGTACCTTGACCGCACTGAGATAACGTGGGCGTGA
- a CDS encoding energy-coupling factor ABC transporter ATP-binding protein, producing MPFIIETRGLAYSYENGEPALKGVTLGISEGKKTVILGPNGSGKSTLFLHMNGVLRPGKGIVLYEGEPLRYDNKSLASLRQKVGLVFQNPDDQIFASTVEEDVAFGPLNLGLPRADVEERVEAALDIVDMAGFRSRPAQQLSFGQRKRVAIAGALAMDPRVLLMDEPTAGLDAQMVREILELTEELNYKGKTLVISTHDVDLAYEWADDVILMSEGSVLFSGTVDGLFEGEELLHKARLTRPILYSLNLQRHLRTGHPECPRPRTVPECCQSFFKKETTKEAGTFYIACLSHGNLDAGTLQKFRKHNRGAYGSYAKRVSRELGLDIHHYFSSIEHGLIKTSMGEDYLLITEPSLAGLVKSKVEQFDRRWNCKIKAIVIGNGY from the coding sequence ATGCCTTTTATCATTGAGACTAGAGGCCTGGCCTACTCATATGAAAACGGCGAGCCCGCTCTCAAGGGAGTAACCCTCGGGATATCCGAGGGAAAAAAGACCGTCATACTGGGGCCGAACGGCTCGGGTAAAAGTACCCTTTTCCTGCACATGAATGGCGTGCTAAGGCCGGGAAAAGGCATCGTCCTCTATGAAGGGGAGCCTTTGAGGTATGATAATAAGAGCCTGGCCTCTTTAAGGCAAAAAGTGGGCCTCGTTTTTCAAAATCCTGATGACCAGATTTTCGCTTCTACCGTGGAGGAGGATGTGGCCTTTGGCCCGCTCAACCTGGGATTGCCAAGGGCTGACGTGGAGGAGAGAGTCGAGGCGGCGCTGGATATAGTCGATATGGCTGGATTTCGGAGCCGGCCCGCACAGCAGCTCTCTTTCGGGCAGAGAAAAAGGGTGGCCATTGCCGGAGCGCTGGCAATGGACCCCAGAGTGCTACTGATGGATGAGCCAACTGCAGGGCTGGACGCGCAGATGGTGCGCGAAATCCTGGAGCTTACGGAGGAGCTCAACTATAAGGGCAAGACGCTCGTGATAAGCACGCACGACGTGGACCTCGCCTATGAATGGGCTGACGATGTCATCCTAATGTCAGAGGGGAGCGTATTGTTCAGCGGCACCGTAGACGGGCTTTTTGAGGGAGAGGAGCTTTTGCATAAGGCCCGTCTCACCCGGCCCATCCTCTACAGCCTTAACCTGCAAAGGCACCTGCGCACAGGCCACCCGGAATGTCCGCGCCCTCGCACGGTGCCGGAATGCTGCCAGTCCTTTTTCAAAAAAGAAACGACGAAGGAGGCCGGGACCTTTTACATCGCATGCCTGAGCCACGGCAATTTAGACGCAGGGACATTACAAAAATTCAGGAAGCATAACCGGGGAGCCTACGGCTCATACGCAAAACGGGTATCTCGAGAGCTTGGCCTGGACATCCACCACTATTTTAGCTCCATAGAGCACGGCTTAATAAAAACGAGCATGGGGGAGGACTACCTGCTTATCACCGAGCCTTCGCTGGCCGGGCTGGTAAAATCGAAGGTCGAGCAGTTTGACAGGCGGTGGAACTGCAAGATAAAGGCCATAGTTATAGGGAATGGATACTAA
- a CDS encoding class I SAM-dependent methyltransferase gives MEESAKLWKEFWRQATPAAGRGPRSASFWDRKAEKYAENASSDRRDGKLRAALEFIMNAGLELEGAEVLDIGAGPGTFAIPLAHMGARVTAIDISAEMLKRLEKNAAEEKVSSIKTIHSSWKDLDLDALGFKGKFDLVIASMTPAINGPETFDMMLEASKGVCYYSGWVSRKWDKAYYELYRMLFNEDYREASHGLYLPFMYLYTMGYRPTLRIKQELWSSDETVDSMVDEVAGFFSSTKDIDEKMKSRIRAYFQERSKDGIYHSETLAVTGMMVWEKNSR, from the coding sequence ATGGAGGAGAGCGCAAAGCTGTGGAAAGAGTTTTGGAGACAGGCGACCCCGGCCGCCGGCAGGGGGCCGAGGAGCGCATCTTTCTGGGACAGAAAAGCGGAGAAATACGCTGAGAACGCCTCAAGCGATAGGAGGGATGGTAAGCTGAGGGCGGCGCTGGAGTTTATCATGAATGCCGGCCTTGAGCTGGAAGGCGCGGAGGTGCTGGACATCGGCGCCGGGCCGGGCACCTTTGCCATCCCTCTCGCCCATATGGGCGCAAGAGTCACCGCTATAGACATATCCGCCGAGATGCTCAAAAGGCTGGAAAAAAATGCGGCAGAAGAAAAAGTATCATCCATAAAAACGATCCATAGCTCATGGAAGGACCTCGACCTAGATGCCCTGGGATTTAAAGGAAAGTTCGACCTCGTCATAGCTTCCATGACGCCCGCCATAAACGGCCCGGAGACTTTCGACATGATGCTTGAAGCCTCGAAGGGCGTATGCTACTATAGCGGATGGGTAAGCAGGAAATGGGATAAAGCATACTATGAGCTCTACCGCATGCTTTTCAACGAAGACTACAGGGAGGCCTCACACGGGCTTTACCTCCCATTCATGTACCTCTATACCATGGGATACCGGCCTACGCTAAGGATTAAGCAGGAGCTATGGTCGAGCGATGAGACCGTCGATAGCATGGTCGACGAGGTCGCGGGGTTCTTCAGCAGCACGAAAGACATCGATGAGAAGATGAAGAGCCGCATACGGGCATACTTCCAGGAACGGTCGAAGGACGGAATCTACCATTCGGAGACGTTAGCCGTCACAGGAATGATGGTCTGGGAGAAAAATAGCAGATGA
- a CDS encoding ABC transporter permease translates to MKSKDGMSVILQYAITLSIILVLNFFLPRMMPGDPFLLRSADTENEVVSILTDEQRLYYISYYGLDRPIHEQFINYVTSTFTGNLGMSIYYKISVIDAIWLHLPWTVLIVLGATILSTAAGISLGIFSAKRREGVTDKLMIIGLISFAEIPSFLLGLILLLVFAAYLKLFPIAGAITPFAHYTGLLDRVWDVAYHAFLPMITLALTQLTGVYLLTRNTLVTVMTKDYIRTARAKGIGERLVWYRHALRNALLPVVTRVGFQLGMLVGGAVLVENVFNYPGIGMLLRNAVIARDYPLIQGIMLVMAVSILTANYLVDVFYRRLDPRTASTEA, encoded by the coding sequence ATGAAAAGTAAAGACGGAATGAGTGTCATACTACAATATGCCATCACCCTTTCTATAATACTTGTATTGAACTTTTTCCTCCCTAGGATGATGCCGGGAGACCCGTTTTTGCTCAGGTCAGCCGATACGGAGAATGAGGTTGTATCAATACTAACGGATGAACAGAGGCTATACTACATAAGCTATTATGGGCTTGACAGGCCGATCCACGAGCAATTCATTAATTATGTAACCTCGACATTTACGGGAAATCTCGGGATGAGCATTTATTATAAAATTTCGGTTATCGATGCTATATGGCTGCATTTGCCCTGGACTGTGCTAATCGTCCTGGGCGCCACGATACTAAGCACGGCTGCCGGCATCTCGCTCGGGATATTCTCGGCGAAAAGAAGAGAAGGCGTTACGGACAAGCTCATGATCATAGGCTTGATAAGCTTTGCCGAGATTCCATCGTTTTTGCTGGGGCTTATCTTATTGCTCGTTTTCGCCGCTTATTTAAAGCTATTCCCAATTGCCGGTGCTATCACGCCTTTTGCTCATTATACGGGCCTGCTAGATAGGGTTTGGGACGTCGCTTACCACGCATTTTTGCCCATGATTACCCTGGCACTGACCCAGCTTACGGGCGTATATCTCCTGACCAGAAACACCCTTGTTACCGTAATGACCAAGGACTATATCAGGACCGCAAGAGCTAAGGGCATAGGGGAGAGGCTAGTGTGGTACAGGCACGCTCTCCGGAACGCGCTTTTGCCCGTGGTCACGAGGGTCGGCTTCCAGCTCGGCATGCTTGTAGGCGGAGCGGTGCTGGTCGAGAACGTTTTTAACTACCCGGGCATAGGCATGCTTCTCAGGAACGCTGTTATAGCCAGGGACTATCCGCTCATACAGGGGATCATGCTTGTCATGGCCGTTAGCATATTGACGGCGAACTACCTCGTCGATGTTTTCTACAGGCGTCTCGACCCTAGAACTGCATCCACGGAGGCATAA
- a CDS encoding ABC transporter permease, whose translation MMLSKSVASGPIKSAIDIINGFTIPGKAGVAGIIIIVLMAALAPFITFYGPSEISGKSLEPPGPSHILGTDELGMDIWSQLCYGARMSLVIGLAVALIAGLGGGTLGILAGYVGGIWDALLLRAIDITLALPSFPLLIVIAAFLGPSIVNVILVLVLFSWAKPARIARSQTLAMKKQKYVVSARLYGAGPLYIIRRHLLPEVLPLIFVSIVNLSSYAIVAESGLAFLGLGDPTSKSWGMMLYYATHFRSIYFTPYWQWWLIPPLVALIFLLLCLAFIGRDLERVVDPKLRKKGD comes from the coding sequence ATGATGCTAAGCAAAAGTGTAGCATCCGGTCCTATTAAGTCGGCTATTGATATCATTAATGGATTTACGATACCGGGCAAGGCTGGCGTGGCGGGCATCATCATTATTGTCCTGATGGCAGCCCTGGCTCCATTCATCACTTTTTATGGGCCATCCGAAATATCGGGAAAATCCTTAGAGCCACCCGGACCATCCCATATCCTGGGCACAGACGAGCTAGGAATGGACATATGGTCGCAGCTCTGCTATGGCGCGAGGATGAGCCTGGTGATAGGGCTGGCAGTGGCCTTGATAGCAGGCCTGGGTGGAGGAACGCTGGGCATACTGGCCGGCTATGTGGGAGGCATATGGGATGCTCTACTTTTAAGGGCTATCGATATTACTCTAGCTTTGCCCAGCTTTCCGCTATTGATAGTGATAGCGGCATTTCTCGGCCCGAGCATTGTAAACGTCATACTCGTCCTCGTCCTTTTTTCATGGGCAAAGCCGGCCAGGATTGCGAGGTCTCAGACCCTGGCGATGAAAAAGCAAAAATACGTCGTCTCGGCAAGGCTATACGGGGCAGGCCCGCTATACATCATAAGGAGGCATTTATTACCCGAAGTATTGCCCCTCATCTTCGTCAGCATTGTAAACTTATCCTCTTACGCTATAGTCGCAGAGTCCGGCCTCGCCTTCCTGGGACTGGGCGACCCTACTTCAAAGAGCTGGGGCATGATGCTGTATTATGCCACCCATTTCAGGTCGATATACTTCACCCCGTACTGGCAATGGTGGCTCATACCTCCTTTGGTCGCTCTAATATTCTTGCTTTTGTGTCTCGCCTTTATTGGAAGAGACCTGGAGCGAGTGGTTGACCCTAAACTAAGAAAGAAGGGTGATTAA